One Nitrospira sp. DNA window includes the following coding sequences:
- a CDS encoding Homoserine kinase, translated as MQNPVIVCLDLEGVLVPEIWVNFAVKTGIEELKITTREMPDYDALMKRRLKILDQHGFTLPDIQAVIDAMGPLEGAAEFVAWLRERTQVIILSDTFYEFALPLMRRLGYPTIFCNQLEIDANGRIVNYKLRQPNQKKHAVAALKGLNFRVMAAGDAYNDTAMLGEAHAGFFFRPPDHLPKEFPQFPVTQTYAELQARFAEAGDFR; from the coding sequence TTTGGGTCAACTTTGCCGTCAAGACCGGCATCGAAGAACTCAAGATCACCACTCGTGAAATGCCGGACTACGACGCCCTGATGAAACGCCGATTGAAGATCCTTGACCAGCATGGTTTCACGCTGCCCGACATCCAGGCCGTCATCGACGCCATGGGCCCGCTGGAAGGCGCGGCCGAGTTCGTTGCCTGGTTGCGCGAACGGACGCAGGTGATCATTCTGTCGGACACGTTTTATGAATTCGCGCTCCCCCTGATGCGCCGGCTGGGCTACCCGACGATTTTCTGCAACCAACTGGAGATCGACGCGAACGGCCGCATCGTGAACTACAAACTCCGGCAGCCGAACCAAAAGAAACATGCGGTCGCCGCACTGAAGGGTCTCAATTTCCGTGTCATGGCGGCAGGCGACGCCTACAACGACACCGCCATGTTGGGAGAAGCCCACGCCGGGTTCTTCTTCCGCCCACCCGACCATCTCCCGAAAGAGTTTCCCCAATTCCCGGTGACGCAGACCTATGCGGAACTGCAAGCGCGCTTCGCTGAGGCGGGGGATTTCAGATAG